Proteins from one Mesorhizobium sp. M9A.F.Ca.ET.002.03.1.2 genomic window:
- a CDS encoding AzlC family ABC transporter permease, whose translation MVSSFVGFAALAEDAGVTVAQAVFMTGTVWALPSKVVFVGAILAGASLPAVAMAVTLSAIRLMPMVMALVPEMRDERTPRWVLYVLSHCVAVTSWVLAMEQLKHVPRAMRTTWYAGLGITLIAANMVVVAVVYALADSLPSAVSAALLMLTPMYFLTSLWGSARERAGHVAMVLGLVLGPLFHLLLPEADLLAAGLVGGAVAYAWHRMRQNVAA comes from the coding sequence TTGGTCAGTTCTTTCGTCGGATTCGCCGCGCTGGCCGAGGACGCCGGCGTGACCGTCGCGCAGGCCGTCTTCATGACCGGAACCGTCTGGGCGCTGCCGTCGAAGGTCGTTTTCGTCGGCGCGATTCTTGCCGGGGCCTCGTTGCCGGCGGTGGCGATGGCGGTGACCCTTTCGGCGATCCGCCTGATGCCGATGGTGATGGCGCTGGTGCCGGAAATGCGCGACGAGCGCACACCCCGCTGGGTGCTCTATGTCTTGTCGCATTGCGTCGCCGTAACCTCTTGGGTACTGGCGATGGAGCAGCTGAAGCACGTGCCGCGCGCCATGCGCACGACCTGGTATGCCGGGCTCGGCATCACGCTGATCGCGGCCAACATGGTTGTGGTCGCGGTCGTCTACGCGCTGGCCGACTCGCTGCCGTCGGCCGTCTCGGCGGCGCTGCTGATGCTGACGCCGATGTACTTCCTCACGTCCCTGTGGGGCTCGGCGCGCGAGCGGGCAGGGCACGTGGCGATGGTTCTCGGTCTCGTCCTTGGGCCGCTGTTCCATCTTCTGTTGCCCGAAGCCGATCTGCTGGCGGCGGGGCTTGTCGGCGGCGCGGTCGCCTATGCCTGGCACCGGATGCGTCAGAACGTAGCCGCATGA